GTGGATCCAGggatttgtctttttttttattgccacGGCACCCGTCGCCAGAAGAAAAACGTGTGGGTAAAAAATGACTCTGTCGCCTTTCGGCTGCTGCCAGGCCTTCTCCTGCCTCGGTTAGTGGGGGCCCgtggggggcggggggcggcgtGGGGCGGGCAGGGGGGGCACCGCTGCTCCCCggccccttcccttccctggcccccccgccagccctgctggagcccgAGCGGGGTCCCCCCCACCCCCGGCACCGCCGGccggggggctgcagggagcgcGGCCACGCCACCGGGGTGCCCACGCCACGGGACTGGCACGGGAGCGGGGACCGGGGGGACAGACGGGAGAGACACACGTGGGGGTGGGCGTGGGGGGATGCCCGGAGCTGCCCGGGCTGCGGGCagagagagctgggcaggggggtgCGCTCAGGGGAGGGGGCGCGCCCAGGGAGGGCGGTGGGCACGCGGGGAGGGGGGCGCAGACGTTGCTAGGGAGAGGGGGAAACATGCTGGAGAGATGCAGACGCAAGTGGGATGCAGACGTGAGGGAGATGCACACGGCAGAGGGATGCACATGTGAGGAGGATGCCCACGCGAGAGGGATGCAGATGCCCGAAGGATGCACACACAGGGAGGatgcacacgcacacacacacacacacacagggggaTGCACACACAGGGGGATGCACACAGGGGgatgcacatgcacacacacacagggaggaTGCACACACAGTGGGGATGCACACAGGGGgatgcacatgcacacacacacagggaggaTGCACACACAGTggggatgcacacacacacacacacacacacacacacacaggggggATGCACACACAGGGGGATGCACACAGGGGgatgcacatgcacacacacacagggaggaTGCACACACAGTggggatgcacacacacacacacacacacacagggggaTGCACACACAGggggatgcacacacacacacacacacacaggggggATGCACACACAGGGGGATGCACACAGGGGgatgcacatgcacacacacacagggaggaTGCACACACAGTGGGGatgcgcacacacacacacacacacacagggaggatgcacacacacatgcacacacacacacatgcacacacacacacatgcacacacacacacacagaagatGCAGTTGCTGGTGGCGGGAGAAGGGGCTTCTCTTGTCCATCCTGATCAGACACATGAGGGAAGAATTTCAGGGCAGCCCTCCTtaccctgcagggagggcaccAAGGGATGCCCGTGGGGGAGCCCAAGGGATGAACGCTCCTGCGAGCCTGCCTGGCAGGTGGCAAGGCCAGAGGAGTGTGGCCCGAGGGTTTTGGGCAGAGGGACCCTCcggctgctgcctgggctccagGGACACTGGCTCTGggggacagctctggctgggTCCCATTGCTCGGGtacagcagctcttctgcccCTCCCCGAGGAGCAGCACCCTGTCCGGGGCACTGCGGGTGCTccgggctgctctgctgggctgggtgtcccGTGTGCTCTCCTGTGCCCCCTtggccctgccagcctggggctgtggctgtggcacccCGCCAGGGCAGGGCTCGGCTCTCCCTTCCCTTGGCCGGagcccggggccgggccgcgctgACCGCCGCCCCTCCGGCAGGTTCGTCGCGGTCGCAGAGCGTGGCCAGCTCCCCCTACGCCCCCCAGCCCCCCGCCGAGCCCCAGCTGAAGAAAATGGAGCCTCCATCAGAGGGGAAGGTGAGCGGGGAGCGCTGGGTGCCGTGGGGAGCGTGTGGTGGGGACAGCttgggggacagggcaggagtggcgggtccccatccccagagctgcccccatcCATCTGTCCCCTCTCGCCAGAGCTCGGAGGCCGTGTACCAGTGGCTCTGCAagttccagctgcagctctacGCTCCCAACTTCATCAACGCCGGCTACGACATCACCACCATCAGCCGGATGACGCCGGAGGTGGGGCCGGGGGCGGTGGGAGGGAGGCACGGCCGGAGCAGGGCGGCACTGACCCCCCCTCTCTGCCCCAGGACCTCACGGCCATCGGGGTCACCAAGCCGGGGCACAGGAAGAAGATCGCCTCCGAGATCAACAACCTCAGCATCCCCGAGTGGCTGCCCGAGTACAAACCGGTGAGGGCTCTATAGGGCCAGGGGGACAGAAGCCACATCCATGGTGGCAACGAGTCCCCTCCTGTCTTCCAGGGAGGGGTGGCACTGGACAagggtgggagctggctccgtggtcccagagctgcccatgttccctcctggcagctccccagagcccatcaggctgctgccagctgtcatccctgtggatgtggcactgtgACACCCCTCCTGCCCCAATGTCTGGGCACAGTGAGAGGCTTCCCATGGGAACGGGGCTGGCAATAGCCCAGGATGCTTGTGGGGCACGGGGACAGCACAGGGCCAGGGAGAGTCCCCTGGGGCTGCGATCCCCCAGCAAGATGGGCTCTCCTGTGTGCCTGGGGTGTCTGGGGTGGCGGGGCCAGACCCCGCTgccagctggtgctgagctgtgccccgCACCCACCCCAGGCCAACCTGGCGCTGTGGCTCTCCATGATCGGCCTGTCCCAGTACTACAAGGTGCTGGTGGAGAACGGCTACGAGAACATCGACTTCATCACCGACATCACCTGGGAGGACCTGCAGGAGATCGGCATCACCAAGCTGGGTAAGGCCCCGTGCGCGGCGCTGCCTGCGGTGGCCTTGGCGGTGACACTGATGGCATGTGCCGCCCCCAGGCCACCAGAAGAAGCTGATGCTGGCGGTGAAGAAGCTGGCGGAGCTGCAGCGCGCCGAGCTGGGCAAGTACGAGCCGGGCACGCTGAAGAGGAAGGCGTCGGGGCCGAGCCCAGAGGTGCTGGCCATCGAGTCCCCACCGCCGGAGCCGCCCGAGTGCCAGTCGCCCAAGATGACCACCTTCCAGGACAGCGAGCTCAGCAGCGAGCTGCAGGTGGCCATAACGGGCGAAGGCCCCGAGGAGCCCCCCGAGAAGGCGGCAAACCCCGCAGCCCCCGGTTACCGCTCGCCGCCGGGGCTGGGCGGCCGCGCCCGGGGCATGAGCAGCtcgcaggagctgctgggggacgGCCCGCGGggcccccccgccgccgccatctCCAAGAGCCAGGAGTACCTGGCGGAAGGGGCCGGGGAGAGCCCCCCTGCGCCGCCCAAGGAGAgccgcccggcccggcacgGCCACCCCGTGAAGCGCGCCAGCGTGCCCCCGGTGCCCGGCAAGCCCCGGCAGCCCTTCCCCGCCTCCGCCGGGCAGCTGACGCCGCCGCAGACCCCCGGCAAGGCACGGCCCTCGTCCCCGCAAGGCCCGGCGGCCGCTCACGCCACGGCCAAGGTGAAGCCCACCCCGCAGCTGCTGCCGCCCGGCGAGCGCCCGGCATCGCCCCGCTCCCTGCCCCAGTCGCCCACGCACCGCGGCTTCGCCTACGTCCTGCCGCAGCCCGCCGAGGGCGaggcggcgccgccgccgggggTGCCCGTGCTGCCCGTCTCGGTGCCCGTGCTGTGCCTGCCGCCGGCGGGCGAGGGCGAGGAGGAGCCGGGCAGGCCGAAGAAGCGGGCGCACAGCCTGAACCGCTACGCCGCCTCCGACAGCGAGCAGGAGCGGGACGAGCTGCTGGTGCCGGACGCGGGGCCCTACGCCACCGTGCAGCGCCGCGTGGGCCGCAGCCACTCGGTGCGGGCACCCGCCGGCGGCGACAAGAACGTCAACCGCAGCCAGTCCTTCGCCGTCCGGCCCAAGAAGAAGGGacccccgccgccccctcccaagcgctccagctctgccatctCCAGCGCCGGCATGGCCGAGGACTTCCCCAAGGAGGGTGAGGGCGAGGCGGCCGTCGGAGCCCCCAGCGCCGATGGCGAGGGCCGCCGGGAGCAGCGGCGGGCGAGCGACCTGGGCGGCAGCGTGGACACGGGCAGCGCCGGCAGCGTGCGCAGCATCGCGGCCATGCTGGAGATGTCGTCCATCGGCGGCGGGGCCCGCGCCCTGGCGCTGCAGAAGCCGCACGTggcagccgggccggggccggcgccGGCCAAGGCGCCCGAGGGCTACTACCTACAGCCCGGGCCGCCGCCGGGCAGCCCCGACCGCGCCCGCGTGGCCACCGTGCTGGCCACCGTCAAGCATAAGGAGGCCATCGGGCTGGACGGGGAGGTGGTGAACCGGCGCCGGACCATCAGCGGCCCCGTCACCGGGCTGGTGGCAGCCGCCCGCCGAGAGCGCGCCGACAGCGTGCGGTCGGAGGCGGCCGCCGACGGCCCCGGCGAGCGGCTGCGGGTGGAACGCGGCGGCTCCCCCGACGGCATCCCCTTCGCCGAGGACGGCACCCTCACCATCAAGCAGCGGCCGCGGCCCCTGGGGCCGGCCCGCGGGGAGACGGGCGAGGGGCTGTCCCCGGCCCACCGCCACGGGGACCTGGCCAAGGTGGAGGCCAGCGCCACGCTCAAGCGGCGGATCCgggccaggcagagccagcaggacgGCGTCCGCTTCGTCCTCACCGAGTCCGACACCGTCAAGCGCCGGCCCAAAGCCAAGGACAAGGAGCCGGCGCTGGAGCCGGCCACGCTCGCCGTGTACCAGAACGGCACCGGCACCGTGAAGCGGCGGCCGGCCTCGGAGCTGAGCGGGGCCGAGCCGCCGCCCaccccgccgcccgccgcccgccccgaCGGCCCCGAGTTCGTCCCGCCGCCCGCCGAGCCCAAGAAGCCCTTCAAGCCGCCGGTGTCCCCCAAGCCCGTGCTGACGCAGCCGCCTCAGAAGATGCCCGGGCCGCCGGTGCCCGTCCCCAAAAAGGTGCCCATCCCGAGCCCCGGCAGCCCAGGTAGGTGCCCCGCCAGCCCCCCGGGACGGGCGCTCCGCGGGGCGGACGCCGGGAGtgcccgccggccccgccgccctcctgcccctctcccttctctccgCAGAGGTGAAGCGGGTCCATGGCACGCCGCCCCCGGT
Above is a window of Molothrus ater isolate BHLD 08-10-18 breed brown headed cowbird chromosome 16, BPBGC_Mater_1.1, whole genome shotgun sequence DNA encoding:
- the CASKIN1 gene encoding caskin-1 isoform X2 gives rise to the protein MGKDQELVQAVKAEDIAAVQKLLQRPKPGKAKLLGSAKRVNVNFQDTDGFSALHHAALNGNTELISLLLEAQAAVDIKDNKGMRPLHYAAWQGKKEPMKMVLKAGSSVNIPSDEGQIPLHLAAQHGHYDVSEMLLQHQSNPCIMDNSGKTPLDLACEFGRVGVVQLLLNSNMCAALLEPKPGDTTDPNGTSPLHLAAKNGHIDIIRLLLQAGIDINRQTKAGTALHEAALCGKTDVVRLLLDSGINAHVRNTYNQTALDIVNQFTTSQASKEIKQMLRDASAALQVRAVKDYCNNYDLTSLNVKAGDVITVLEQHADGRWKGCIHDNRTGNDRVGYFPSSLVEAISKRTGSRGADMSPSHLSPSQGGSATAAPTEEIWVLRKPFAGGDRSSLGSTGSVASARSSGSGQSAGSGAHALHAGSEGVKLLATVLSQKASAQESAVGDGPAKAQDIPAGSSRSQSVASSPYAPQPPAEPQLKKMEPPSEGKSSEAVYQWLCKFQLQLYAPNFINAGYDITTISRMTPEDLTAIGVTKPGHRKKIASEINNLSIPEWLPEYKPANLALWLSMIGLSQYYKVLVENGYENIDFITDITWEDLQEIGITKLGHQKKLMLAVKKLAELQRAELGKYEPGTLKRKASGPSPEVLAIESPPPEPPECQSPKMTTFQDSELSSELQVAITGEGPEEPPEKAANPAAPGYRSPPGLGGRARGMSSSQELLGDGPRGPPAAAISKSQEYLAEGAGESPPAPPKESRPARHGHPVKRASVPPVPGKPRQPFPASAGQLTPPQTPGKARPSSPQGPAAAHATAKVKPTPQLLPPGERPASPRSLPQSPTHRGFAYVLPQPAEGEAAPPPGVPVLPVSVPVLCLPPAGEGEEEPGRPKKRAHSLNRYAASDSEQERDELLVPDAGPYATVQRRVGRSHSVRAPAGGDKNVNRSQSFAVRPKKKGPPPPPPKRSSSAISSAGMAEDFPKEGEGEAAVGAPSADGEGRREQRRASDLGGSVDTGSAGSVRSIAAMLEMSSIGGGARALALQKPHVAAGPGPAPAKAPEGYYLQPGPPPGSPDRARVATVLATVKHKEAIGLDGEVVNRRRTISGPVTGLVAAARRERADSVRSEAAADGPGERLRVERGGSPDGIPFAEDGTLTIKQRPRPLGPARGETGEGLSPAHRHGDLAKVEASATLKRRIRARQSQQDGVRFVLTESDTVKRRPKAKDKEPALEPATLAVYQNGTGTVKRRPASELSGAEPPPTPPPAARPDGPEFVPPPAEPKKPFKPPVSPKPVLTQPPQKMPGPPVPVPKKVPIPSPGSPEVKRVHGTPPPVSPKPTPPPTAPKPPKPHAAIQSVSASSTPAPSPARQLSPAAKPSSTPPSLCSSPAKPLSPGAQPQQVPVKPPRSTIASPSVDSGGPELAQQKLEETSASLAAALQAVEEKIKQEDSQAADSAVESKSTVSILDDIGSMFDDLADQLDAMLE
- the CASKIN1 gene encoding caskin-1 isoform X1, with the protein product MGKDQELVQAVKAEDIAAVQKLLQRPKPGKAKLLGSAKRVNVNFQDTDGFSALHHAALNGNTELISLLLEAQAAVDIKDNKGMRPLHYAAWQGKKEPMKMVLKAGSSVNIPSDEGQIPLHLAAQHGHYDVSEMLLQHQSNPCIMDNSGKTPLDLACEFGRVGVVQLLLNSNMCAALLEPKPGDTTDPNGTSPLHLAAKNGHIDIIRLLLQAGIDINRQTKAGTALHEAALCGKTDVVRLLLDSGINAHVRNTYNQTALDIVNQFTTSQASKEIKQMLRDASAALQVRAVKDYCNNYDLTSLNVKAGDVITVLEQHADGRWKGCIHDNRTGNDRVGYFPSSLVEAISKRTGSWETVTIPQHFQKIPLPAYGAAVLNGDASSHPFHSLPPPPPPPPHSHQTLFSSFGYHRLSPSSADEPRYGQGSRGADMSPSHLSPSQGGSATAAPTEEIWVLRKPFAGGDRSSLGSTGSVASARSSGSGQSAGSGAHALHAGSEGVKLLATVLSQKASAQESAVGDGPAKAQDIPAGSSRSQSVASSPYAPQPPAEPQLKKMEPPSEGKSSEAVYQWLCKFQLQLYAPNFINAGYDITTISRMTPEDLTAIGVTKPGHRKKIASEINNLSIPEWLPEYKPANLALWLSMIGLSQYYKVLVENGYENIDFITDITWEDLQEIGITKLGHQKKLMLAVKKLAELQRAELGKYEPGTLKRKASGPSPEVLAIESPPPEPPECQSPKMTTFQDSELSSELQVAITGEGPEEPPEKAANPAAPGYRSPPGLGGRARGMSSSQELLGDGPRGPPAAAISKSQEYLAEGAGESPPAPPKESRPARHGHPVKRASVPPVPGKPRQPFPASAGQLTPPQTPGKARPSSPQGPAAAHATAKVKPTPQLLPPGERPASPRSLPQSPTHRGFAYVLPQPAEGEAAPPPGVPVLPVSVPVLCLPPAGEGEEEPGRPKKRAHSLNRYAASDSEQERDELLVPDAGPYATVQRRVGRSHSVRAPAGGDKNVNRSQSFAVRPKKKGPPPPPPKRSSSAISSAGMAEDFPKEGEGEAAVGAPSADGEGRREQRRASDLGGSVDTGSAGSVRSIAAMLEMSSIGGGARALALQKPHVAAGPGPAPAKAPEGYYLQPGPPPGSPDRARVATVLATVKHKEAIGLDGEVVNRRRTISGPVTGLVAAARRERADSVRSEAAADGPGERLRVERGGSPDGIPFAEDGTLTIKQRPRPLGPARGETGEGLSPAHRHGDLAKVEASATLKRRIRARQSQQDGVRFVLTESDTVKRRPKAKDKEPALEPATLAVYQNGTGTVKRRPASELSGAEPPPTPPPAARPDGPEFVPPPAEPKKPFKPPVSPKPVLTQPPQKMPGPPVPVPKKVPIPSPGSPEVKRVHGTPPPVSPKPTPPPTAPKPPKPHAAIQSVSASSTPAPSPARQLSPAAKPSSTPPSLCSSPAKPLSPGAQPQQVPVKPPRSTIASPSVDSGGPELAQQKLEETSASLAAALQAVEEKIKQEDSQAADSAVESKSTVSILDDIGSMFDDLADQLDAMLE